The following are encoded together in the Roseofilum reptotaenium CS-1145 genome:
- a CDS encoding XisI protein has product MDRVNEYGQLLQKILDYYAQIPYSHGDIKSHVIADWTNHHFMLVIIGWDGKHRVHGMITHAQIIEGKIWIHRDGIEDSITEKLLKAGVPKSDIVLGFHPPDIRPHTGFAIA; this is encoded by the coding sequence ATGGATAGAGTAAATGAATATGGTCAACTGCTCCAAAAAATTCTGGATTATTATGCCCAAATTCCTTATAGCCATGGTGACATTAAGAGCCATGTGATTGCTGATTGGACGAACCATCACTTTATGTTGGTGATTATCGGTTGGGATGGAAAACATCGCGTTCATGGTATGATTACCCATGCCCAGATTATTGAGGGTAAAATCTGGATTCATCGCGATGGGATTGAAGATAGCATTACGGAGAAATTATTGAAAGCGGGTGTGCCGAAATCGGATATTGTTTTAGGTTTTCACCCGCCAGACATTCGCCCCCATACTGGATTTGCGATCGCCTAA
- a CDS encoding cupin-like domain-containing protein, protein MTEPQPMTITLPPLRITVNNQQQVNLEWMPQAQEQLPPSQPQIPENWKRWIALNKLHNKAEQSMIEAMKQQGIDPAIARIAINQVMAEPSYQVGNNMAQLLRKLESTLAIQQQLAALSSQANRIERRSGVSRQEFLDCYYATNTPVILTDLMQDWPAMKTWSPEYLKEKYGQVEVQIQANRNRNREYEIECEKHRKTILLGDYTDQVLNGGENNDYYMVANNQNLEREELKGLLDDIIFFPELLNPEETHNRVFFWFGPSGTITPLHHDPVNLMMAQVYGRKRWRLISPQQTPLIYNYVGVFSKVDCENPDYQKYPLFKNVQMIEEVLQPGEVIFVPVGWWHQVKALDTSISLSFTNFVFPNCYTWQDPNIKAW, encoded by the coding sequence ATGACAGAACCTCAACCCATGACCATTACCTTACCGCCCTTGCGGATTACGGTGAATAATCAACAACAGGTGAACCTAGAATGGATGCCTCAAGCTCAAGAACAGCTCCCTCCCAGTCAACCCCAAATCCCAGAGAACTGGAAACGGTGGATCGCCTTAAATAAACTGCATAATAAGGCCGAACAGTCCATGATCGAGGCGATGAAACAACAGGGAATCGATCCGGCGATCGCCCGCATTGCCATTAATCAAGTCATGGCGGAACCATCCTATCAAGTTGGGAACAATATGGCCCAACTGCTGCGAAAATTAGAGTCAACCCTCGCCATTCAACAGCAACTCGCGGCACTTTCGTCTCAGGCGAATCGGATTGAGCGGCGATCGGGCGTTTCCAGACAAGAATTTCTCGACTGCTATTATGCCACCAATACCCCAGTGATCTTAACCGATTTAATGCAAGATTGGCCGGCGATGAAAACTTGGTCACCGGAATACTTAAAAGAAAAATATGGCCAGGTTGAGGTGCAAATCCAAGCTAACCGTAACCGTAACCGTGAATATGAAATTGAATGTGAAAAACATCGCAAAACTATCTTGCTGGGAGACTATACCGATCAAGTCTTGAATGGGGGCGAAAATAATGATTATTATATGGTCGCCAATAACCAAAACTTAGAGCGCGAAGAATTAAAAGGACTGCTCGACGATATCATCTTTTTCCCCGAACTCCTTAATCCAGAAGAAACCCATAATCGCGTGTTCTTCTGGTTTGGCCCCAGTGGAACCATTACCCCCCTGCACCACGATCCCGTCAACTTAATGATGGCTCAAGTCTACGGTCGTAAACGTTGGCGCTTAATTTCTCCCCAACAAACTCCTCTAATTTACAATTATGTCGGAGTATTTAGTAAGGTGGACTGCGAGAATCCCGATTATCAGAAATATCCCCTCTTTAAGAATGTGCAAATGATTGAAGAAGTCTTACAACCGGGAGAAGTTATTTTTGTTCCTGTAGGCTGGTGGCATCAAGTGAAAGCACTCGATACCAGTATTTCCTTATCCTTCACAAATTTTGTTTTTCCCAATTGTTACACTTGGCAAGACCCCAATATCAAGGCCTGGTGA
- a CDS encoding PfkB family carbohydrate kinase, translating to MEKSALFVGLATLDLLYLTPQIPQVNEKQVALDYTVAAGGPATNAAIAFEYLRRLHKNSGSTQLLTSVGNHPLSRLIRTDLEVYGVHCIDLDPKRIDPPPVSSILVTQPGGDRAVISINATHAQGVWNPEFSALLDNIQVLLIDGHQMAIGQELAQIAKARKIPIIIDGGSWKPGFEGVLALADTVITSANFYPPGCDTHEQVMAYLVDLGIPQIAITQGEGAIAYYTQGKQSHIAVPQVWAVDTLGAGDILHGAFCYYFLELDFAEALAQSAQIASASVQQFGTRAWMKGEGGEMGG from the coding sequence ATGGAAAAATCTGCTCTCTTTGTAGGATTAGCGACGTTAGACTTGCTCTATCTAACGCCCCAAATTCCCCAGGTGAATGAGAAACAGGTCGCCCTTGATTATACCGTGGCGGCGGGTGGCCCGGCGACGAATGCGGCGATCGCCTTCGAGTATTTGCGGCGCTTACACAAAAATAGCGGCTCAACCCAGCTCCTCACCAGTGTGGGGAATCATCCCCTCAGTCGTCTCATTCGGACAGATTTAGAGGTTTATGGGGTTCACTGCATCGATCTTGACCCGAAACGGATCGATCCTCCACCCGTTTCTTCGATTTTAGTGACTCAACCGGGAGGCGATCGCGCCGTCATTTCGATTAATGCAACTCATGCACAAGGAGTCTGGAATCCAGAGTTTAGCGCTCTGTTAGACAATATACAGGTTCTGTTAATCGATGGTCATCAAATGGCGATCGGTCAAGAATTGGCTCAGATAGCTAAGGCTCGGAAAATTCCCATTATTATCGATGGAGGCAGTTGGAAACCTGGATTTGAAGGAGTTTTGGCGTTAGCCGATACGGTTATCACCTCAGCGAATTTCTATCCCCCTGGATGTGACACCCACGAACAAGTGATGGCTTATTTAGTCGATTTAGGCATTCCTCAAATTGCCATTACCCAGGGAGAAGGAGCGATCGCCTACTATACTCAAGGGAAACAGAGCCATATTGCGGTTCCTCAAGTTTGGGCAGTCGATACATTAGGCGCTGGTGATATTCTCCATGGTGCATTTTGTTATTATTTTCTAGAATTGGACTTTGCAGAAGCCTTGGCTCAATCGGCTCAGATTGCCTCTGCTTCAGTTCAACAGTTCGGAACACGAGCTTGGATGAAAGGTGAGGGTGGGGAGATGGGGGGATAG